Below is a genomic region from Marinobacter salarius.
ATCCTTGTGCTGTTCGCCAGCGTCCACTGGCGGATAATCACTTGTGGTTGAAAGGCATTTTGAAGAGTGGCCGAGCCAAGGGCAAGACATGCAGCCTGTTTACAGTAACCCGATGACACTCCGGTTACGAGGAAGGCATCAAGTCTACCCAAAAAATGTAAAAAAATGTTGAATTCGACAGGAATTGATTTAATTTTAAACAGTCAGAGAATTGAAATAGCGCCCACCCGGTGTCACAAATGCACCGAAGGGCTCAGGAGACAACATGGATACCCAACGTCGGTCCGGAGAAAACGGCCCCGCACCGTTCCGAAGCAGTCGGTTCTTCTGCGTCGGGAGCAAGTGGTATTTCACTACCCGGGAGGGCTTCGACAGCGGTCCCTTTGCCTCCCGACAACGCGCAGAAACCGGCCTCAGACGTTTCCTGCATGTTGTGCGACTTCTTCCGGAAGAGCAACAGGTCCACTGATCTGGACGGTCCTCCAGTCTCAGAACGATGTTCAGACAATGATCGGCATCAACCACCGGTCGATGGCGAGCAGGCACAGTAATGCCATGAACCCCGCCACGACATCGTCCACCATGATACCCAGCCCGCCCGGCAAATACTCATCCAACCAACTGATGGGCCAGGGCTTGAGCACGTCGAAAAGCCGGAACAATGTGAAGGCCATCAGAACGCCGTAAATGTTGTCCGGGAAAAGCCCCAGCGCAATCCACATGCCCACAAATTCGTCCCAGACGATGCCCCCATGGTCATGAACCTTGAGATCTTCTGCCGTCTTGCCACACAGCCAGATCCCAACCACGAAGGCCAGCAGGACAATCGCCCAGTAAGCGACGGGCGGCAACCAGGCAAAACAGAACCAGAGGGGAATCGCCGCGAGACTGCCCCAGGTACCAGGCGCCCTGGCAGCGGTACCACTGCCAAATCCAAACGCCAACAGGTGGACCGGATTACGAAGAAACCCTGGCGGCAGTAGTGCTTCAGTGAATTCCGGTTCCTGGAGGTTATTGTCGCTGCTCATGAATCAGTTCCTGAAATGATCGT
It encodes:
- a CDS encoding DUF6316 family protein, yielding MDTQRRSGENGPAPFRSSRFFCVGSKWYFTTREGFDSGPFASRQRAETGLRRFLHVVRLLPEEQQVH
- a CDS encoding phosphatidylglycerophosphatase A — protein: MSSDNNLQEPEFTEALLPPGFLRNPVHLLAFGFGSGTAARAPGTWGSLAAIPLWFCFAWLPPVAYWAIVLLAFVVGIWLCGKTAEDLKVHDHGGIVWDEFVGMWIALGLFPDNIYGVLMAFTLFRLFDVLKPWPISWLDEYLPGGLGIMVDDVVAGFMALLCLLAIDRWLMPIIV